From Zalophus californianus isolate mZalCal1 chromosome 16, mZalCal1.pri.v2, whole genome shotgun sequence, one genomic window encodes:
- the SLFN14 gene encoding protein SLFN14 translates to MAGLHTDMEMLYPETVVRVGRVTFGEENRKKMTNSYLKRTENKKIIQATCALLNSGGGVIKAEIDDKTYSYRCHGLGQDLETSFQKLLPSGSQKYLDYMQQGHNLLIFVKSWSPDVFSLPLRICSLHSNLYRRAVTSTVNLNAGSALELLREKQSRAQRGSLGVKELSSQKVPDRDIQEEEDMRISASELFQKDKLTYKEKLNFTESTHVEFKRFTTKKIVPRIKEMLPHYVSAFANTLGGYLIFGVDDKSKEVFGCKKEKVNPDLLKKEIENCIEKLPTFHFCCEKPQVHFTTKILNVYQKDVLYGYVCVVQVEPFCCVVFSETPDSWIMRDNSVTRLTVEHWVAMMLGVQSATSSLTTDSSFPMSAPAPSALGSPSSPIKVLELKGPLQQRLFPVTWEEIQFKPESLCKKLFSDHKGLKELMKTQIYPCSQGIVIFSRSWASDVGLRKEQDVLCDALLIAVNSPLVLYTILINPGWNGGLEYAQNTAHQLKQKLGTLGGYTGKVCVIPRVMYLPSTQQSTGEILVHYPQSYRLATKDEMEDLLQALIVVSLCSRSLLSDQLGCEFFNLLIEEQCELLSESLQETRELFIHCFPGTRKTALAIKIMEKIKDLFQCKPKEILYVCESDSLKDYVTQQTTCQAVTRKTFLQGEFLKIKHIVMDETENFCSKYGDWYLKAKSITHPKVRGAGSENLHRGILWIFLDPFQVRHADINGLPPPSAQFPRKTITNGIHCALEIAMVMKEEMKRIKANPPSSMSLDTLSLFREAAYEEAMCAQALPGVCETETNLTMEQIVKRVAERCYDLFQCGYRPKDIAILCRKGEDRGRYELALLKAMELFEAHGATKVAFSQASGVWGSRIIFDSIQQFSGLERNIVFGLSPECALSEEAHKLCFASRAIKHLYLLYEKRAAF, encoded by the exons ATGGCCGGCCTCCACACCGACATGGAAATGCTCTACCCCGAGACAGTTGTACGCGTGGGCAGGGTGACTTTTGGagaagagaacaggaagaagaTGACCAATAGCTATCTGAAAAGAACCGAGAATAAGAAAATCATCCAGGCCACGTGTGCCCTGTTAAACTCTGGAGGGGGTGTAATCAAAGCAGAGATTGATGATAAAACCTACAGTTACCGATGCCACGGGCTGGGACAAGATCTGGAAACTTCTTTCCAAAAGCTCCTTCCTTCCGGTTCACAGAAATACCTTGACTACATGCAGCAGGGGCACAATCTCCTGATTTTTGTGAAGTCCTGGAGCCCAGATGTTTTCAGCCTCCCCCTCCGGATCTGCAGCTTGCACTCCAATCTCTACCGGAGAGCTGTGACCTCCACGGTCAACCTGAACGCCGGCAGTGCTCTGGAGCTCCTCAGAGAGAAGCAGTCTAGAGCCCAGAGAGGGAGCTTGGGGGTGAAGGAACTGAGTTCTCAGAAAGTTCCTGACAGGGACATTCAGGAAGAGGAAGACATGAGGATTTCTGCCTCAGAGTTGTTTCAAAAGGACAAGCTCACGTATAAGGAGAAACTCAATTTTACCGAGTCAACCCATGTGGAGTTTAAAAGGTTCACCACCAAAAAGATTGTCCCCCGGATTAAAGAAATGCTGCCTCATTATGTTTCTGCATTTGCCAACACCCTCGGGGGATACCTCATTTTTGGGGTCGATGATAAGAGCAAAGAAGTGTTTggatgtaagaaagaaaaagtgaaccCTGACTTGctgaaaaaggaaatagaaaactgtATAGAAAAGTTGCCAACATTCCACTTCTGCTGTGAGAAGCCACAGGTGCATTTCACTACCAAAATCTTGAATGTGTACCAGAAAGATGTCCTGTACGGCTATGTCTGTGTGGTTCAAGTAGAGCCCTTCTGCTGTGTTGTATTCTCAGAGACCCCGGATTCCTGGATCATGAGGGACAATTCTGTCACAAGGCTGACggtggagcactgggtggccATGATGCTGGGTGTTCAGTCAG CAACTTCCAGTCTGACCACCGACTCCAGCTTTCCCATGAGTGCACCAGCTCCATCAGCACTGGGAAGCCCATCATCTCCCATTAAAGTCCTGGAATTGAAGGGGCCTCTGCAACAACGTCTGTTTCCAG TGACATGGGAAGAGATACAGTTTAAACCAGAATCCCTCTGTAAGAAGCTCTTCTCAGATCATAAAGGACTCAAGGAATTAATGAAGACACAGATATATCCTTGTTCTCAGGGGATTGTGATATTTTCTAGAAGCTGGGCTAGTGATGTTGGCTTAAGGAAAGAGCAGGATGTCCTGTGTGATGCTCTCCTCATAGCGGTGAACAGTCCCCTGGTACTCTATACAATCTTAATAAACCCTGGTTGGAATGGAGGGCTTGAGTATGCCCAAAATACTGCTCATCAGTTAAAGCAGAAACTGGGAACTCTTGGTGGTTACACAGGGAAAGTGTGTGTTATCCCGAGGGTGATGTAcctgcccagcacacagcagagCACTGGCGAAATCCTCGTGCACTACCCCCAGTCCTACAGGCTTGCCACCAAGGATGAAATGGAAGACTTGTTGCAGGCCCTTATCGTAGTCTCACTGTGTTCTCGATCTCTTCTGAGTGACCAGCTGGGCTGTGAATTTTTCAACTTGCTCATAGAGGAGCAGTGTGAGTTGCTTTCAGAGAGCCTTCAGGAGACACGAGAATTGTTCATCCACTGCTTTCCGGGAACCAGGAAGACAGCCCTGGCCATAAAGATCATGGAGAAAATTAAGGATTTGTTCCAGTGCAAACCAAAAGAGATCCTATATGTTTGTGAAAGTGACTCCTTAAAGGATTATGTGAC CCAACAAACCACCTGTCAAGCTGTGACCCGGAAGACCTTCTTACAAGGGGAGTTCCTAAAGATTAAGCATATAGTGATGGACGAGACTGAGAATTTCTGCAGCAAATATGGAGACTGGTACTTGAAGGCCAAGAGCATCACCCATCCAAAGGTGAGGGGAGCTGGAAGTGAAAACCTTCATCGTGGGATTCTCTGGATTTTTCTGGACCCTTTCCAAGTCCGTCATGCAGATATTAATGGCCTCCCACCTCCATCTGCTCAGTTTCCTCGAAAGACAATCACCAATGGGATCCACTGTGCTCTAGAAATAGCAATGgtcatgaaagaagaaatgaagaggatCAAAGCCAATCCACCCTCCAGCATGTCCCTAGACACACTGTCCTTGTTCAGGGAAGCTGCCTACGAGGAAGCAATGTGtgcccaggccctgcctgggGTGTGTGAGACTGAGACTAACCTGACTATGGAACAGATTGTAAAACGGGTGGCAGAAAGGTGTTACGACCTGTTCCAATGTGGCTATCGGCCCAAAGACATTGCAATTCTGTGCAGGAAAGGGGAGGACAGAGGACGCTACGAACTTGCCCTGCTAAAAGCAATGGAATTATTTGAAGCTCATGGAGCAACAAAGGTTGCGTTCAGCCAGGCCTCTGGTGTTTGGGGCAGTCGCATCATTTTCGACAGTATTCAGCAGTTTTCAGGTCTGGAGAGGAATATTGTATTTGGGCTTAGTCCAGAATGCGCCCTGTCAGAAGAAGCTCATAAGCTCTGCTTTGCCTCACGAGCCATTAAACATCTTTACCTGCTCTATGAAAAGAGGGCAgctttctga